A genomic stretch from Juglans microcarpa x Juglans regia isolate MS1-56 chromosome 3S, Jm3101_v1.0, whole genome shotgun sequence includes:
- the LOC121258162 gene encoding HMG-Y-related protein B-like, producing the protein MATEEIHNPPLAQPPTPAASLPQYPEMIMAAIEALNDKNGSDKSAISSYIESTYTDLPEAHSTLLSHHLDQLKQSGKLVLVQNNYMKPDPNAPPRRGRGRPPKPKATVPSGTVVGVGPPRPRGRPPKPRDPFAPPPPPKAKNASSGSGRPRGRPPKKAKTASAPAPASAAGGAPRGRGRPPKVKPAVAPVGC; encoded by the exons ATGGCAACAGAAGAAATCCATAACCCTCCACTAGCTCAACCTCCTACCCCAGCTGCTTCTCTCCCTCAGTACCCTGAG ATGATTATGGCTGCCATCGAGGCTTTGAACGACAAGAATGGCTCGGACAAGTCGGCTATATCCAGTTATATTGAGTCGACTTACACGGATCTGCCGGAGGCTCACTCGACCCTGCTCTCGCACCACCTCGACCAGCTGAAACAGAGTGGGAAGCTCGTCCTGGTCCAAAACAACTATATGAAGCCCGACCCTAACGCGCCTCCGAGGCGTGGGCGCGGACGCCCACCGAAGCCCAAGGCGACGGTCCCATCCGGAACCGTGGTCGGAGTCGGGCCGCCCAGACCTCGAGGTCGTCCACCCAAACCGAGAGATCCTTTCGCACCACCGCCGCCGCCCAAAGCGAAGAATGCATCCTCAGGAAGTGGCAGGCCTCGTGGCCGTCCTCCCAAGAAGGCCAAGACGGCTTCGGCTCCGGCTCCGGCTTCGGCTGCTGGTGGGGCGCCTAGAGGGAGAGGAAGGCCGCCGAAGGTGAAGCCGGCTGTGGCACCAGTTGGGTGTTGA
- the LOC121258658 gene encoding uncharacterized protein LOC121258658, translated as MDVWSQGPIVFQKRTNRAASFKELVEKLHSLSDHNVMEIFSVIARGIWLRRNKLIFEDSFTHPTKVQCTSRKGVQVHQADLPDWNPPPIGFININWDATLNIAKDRIGIGLVAQDCEGSIVASKKLAQSGFMDPLLAEAQGAFQATRWARGMRFSPVILEGHAQQIVKGLNQQLDR; from the exons ATGGATGTTTGGAGCCAAGGGCCTATTGTGTTTCAAAAAAGAACTAACAGAGCAGCTAGCTTCAAAGAATTGGTTGAAAAATTGCACTCCCTTTCTGATCATAATGTTATGGAGATTTTCTCTGTGATTGCTCGAGGAATATGGTTAAGGAGAAACAAACTGATCTTTGAGGACTCTTTCACTCATCCCACTAAG GTACAGTGCACATCTAGGAAAGGTGTCCAGGTGCATCAAGCTGATCTTCCTGATTGGAACCCCCCACCTATAGGTTTCATTAACATTAACTGGGATGCAACCCTAAACATAGCTAAAGATAGGATTGGGATTGGTTTGGTGGCCCAAGACTGTGAGGGTTCTATTGTGGCTTCTAAGAAGTTGGCTCAGTCTGGTTTTATGGATCCTCTGTTAGCTGAAGCACAAGGAGCTTTTCAAGCTACTAGGTGGGCAAGGGGCATGAGGTTTAGTCCTGTGATCTTGGAAGGTCATGCTCAACAAATTGTTAAAGGGCTGAATCAACAGCTTGATCGTTGA